One genomic window of Xanthobacter dioxanivorans includes the following:
- a CDS encoding YcgN family cysteine cluster protein: protein MTPPVRRPGRPRAASPDAASPEAVPAPAAPFWRTTPLAAMSAAQWESLCDGCGRCCLVKLEDEETEAIAYTDVACRLFDAGTCRCTDYENRSEQVSDCVRLTPETVEDIGWLPPTCAYRLVRDGEDLPFWHPLVSGDPASVAAAGVAVTGKVAGLETQFGLFELVDRIVSWPARWPRGARQARKGAGAAAGGPKARAPRGAGEAITARPIPEAGEPAMPPRPGKADQAG from the coding sequence ATGACCCCACCCGTCCGCCGCCCCGGCCGTCCGCGCGCCGCGTCGCCCGATGCCGCGTCGCCCGAAGCCGTGCCCGCCCCGGCCGCGCCCTTCTGGCGCACCACGCCGCTCGCCGCCATGAGCGCGGCGCAATGGGAGAGCCTGTGCGACGGCTGCGGCCGCTGCTGCCTGGTGAAGCTGGAGGACGAGGAGACGGAGGCCATCGCCTATACCGATGTCGCCTGCCGCCTGTTCGACGCCGGGACCTGCCGCTGCACCGATTACGAGAACCGCTCGGAGCAGGTGAGCGACTGCGTGCGGCTGACGCCGGAGACGGTGGAGGACATCGGCTGGCTGCCGCCCACCTGCGCCTATCGCCTGGTGCGGGATGGGGAGGACCTTCCCTTCTGGCATCCCCTCGTCTCCGGGGACCCGGCGAGCGTCGCTGCCGCGGGGGTGGCGGTGACGGGCAAGGTCGCGGGGCTGGAGACGCAGTTCGGGCTGTTCGAGCTGGTGGACCGCATCGTCTCCTGGCCGGCGCGCTGGCCGCGCGGCGCCCGGCAGGCGCGCAAGGGGGCGGGTGCGGCGGCGGGTGGGCCGAAGGCCCGCGCCCCGCGCGGGGCTGGGGAAGCGATCACAGCAAGGCCGATCCCGGAAGCCGGGGAGCCGGCGATGCCGCCGCGGCCCGGCAAGGCGGATCAGGCCGGATAG